A stretch of the Rosa rugosa chromosome 5, drRosRugo1.1, whole genome shotgun sequence genome encodes the following:
- the LOC133708976 gene encoding uncharacterized protein LOC133708976 isoform X1 translates to MAATAGSEVSDGPVLSLINKRIRALRKKQNRILQMEESLAQGKVLNNEQKEVLRSKPAVSVLIDELEKLRQPLSVAVAEEVSLAVQVSSAPAAAATTKPEEDETPPPPNAAQQSDESAADEDHHHQEPAPVEELLNLLYFGSLFDVKTQSDFTSIMFTRSHERGCCLTYDTVTDDDTDLLSEKDLDLLSSLSGLLISRPVDTSLSHRNALQRCIDHAKLWLAKSDQPIEPDASVTYASLRERLSRIMSSDYFTITPEMKAPEEMAAAAGGNFAPFQVRGVDVDSLFVQLQQHKDEETPNLQGHDIGENQSGPVEEVQKDEFETENPAEVVSVQQEQVKPETEVEHNERDVEFEQHNGPRRQYQNQRGGRGGGRRGYSNGRGGRGRGGGPYQNGRNQFYDQPENYYPRNYNRGRGGRGGGPSYNNHGSAAQDGHASANIGVAS, encoded by the exons ATGGCAGCCACGGCGGGTTCCGAAGTCTCCGACGGCCCGGTCCTCAGCCTCATCAACAAGCGCATCCGCGCCCTCCGCAAGAAGCAGAACCGCATCCTCCAGATGGAGGAGTCCCTCGCCCAAGGCAAAGTCCTCAACAATGAGCAAAAGGAGGTCCTCCGCTCCAAGCCCGCCGTCTCCGTCCTCATCGACGAGCTCGAGAAGCTTCGCCAGCCTCTCTCCGTCGCCGTCGCCGAGGAGGTCAGCCTCGCCGTTCAGGTCTCCTCCgcccccgccgccgccgctactACTAAGCCCGAAGAAGACGAAACGCCGCCCCCGCCCAATGCGGCGCAGCAGAGCGACGAATCTGCCGCCGATGAGGACCACCACCACCAGGAGCCGGCGCCGGTGGAGGAGCTCCTGAACCTGCTCTACTTTGGCTCCTTGTTTGATGTTAAGACGCAGAGTGACTTCACCTCGATTATGTTCACCAGGAGCCACGAGAGAGGGTGCTGCTTGACCTATGACACCGTCACCGATGACGACACTGATTTGCTCTCCGAGAAGGACTTGGATTTGCTCTCCTCCCTCAGTGGTTTGTTGATCTCTAGGCCTGTCGATACGAGCTTATCTCACAGGAATGCTCTGCAGCGCTGCATTGACCACGCCAAGCTCTGGCTCGCTAAGTCGGACCAGCCCATTGAGCCTGATGCTAGTGTTACAT ATGCGAGTTTGAGGGAGAGGCTGAGTAGGATAATGTCTTCGGACTACTTCACCATCACGCCTGAAATGAAAGCTCCTGAGGAAATGGCAGCTGCTGCTGGCGGAAACTTTGCTCCGTTTCAGGTGAGGGGTGTGGATGTGGACAGTTTATTTGTACAGTTACAGCAGCACAAG GATGAGGAGACACCAAATCTTCAAGGACATGATATCGGTGAAAATCAATCGGGTCCTGTTGAGGAAGTTCAGAAG GATGAATTTGAGACAGAAAATCCTGCAGAGGTTGTCTCGGTTCAACAAGAACAAGTCAAGCCAGAAACAGAAGTAGAGCATAATGAGAGAGATGTAGAATTCGAGCAACATAATGGTCCACGAAGGCAGTATCAAAACCAAAGAGGTGGCCGTGGAGGAGGCCGTCGAGGTTACTCCAATGGCCGTGGAGGCCGAGGCAGAGGAGGTGGTCCTTACCAGAATGGTCGGAACCAGTTTTATGACCAGCCTGAAAACTATTATCCAAGGAATTACAATAGGGGAAGAGGCGGTAGGGGTGGTGGACCATCTTACAACAACCATGGTTCAGCTGCTCAAGATGGTCATGCTTCAGCTAACATTGGAGTTGCTTCTTAA
- the LOC133708976 gene encoding uncharacterized protein LOC133708976 isoform X2: MAATAGSEVSDGPVLSLINKRIRALRKKQNRILQMEESLAQGKVLNNEQKEVLRSKPAVSVLIDELEKLRQPLSVAVAEEVSLAVQVSSAPAAAATTKPEEDETPPPPNAAQQSDESAADEDHHHQEPAPVEELLNLLYFGSLFDVKTQSDFTSIMFTRSHERGCCLTYDTVTDDDTDLLSEKDLDLLSSLSGLLISRPVDTSLSHRNALQRCIDHAKLWLAKSDQPIEPDASVTYASLRERLSRIMSSDYFTITPEMKAPEEMAAAAGGNFAPFQDEETPNLQGHDIGENQSGPVEEVQKDEFETENPAEVVSVQQEQVKPETEVEHNERDVEFEQHNGPRRQYQNQRGGRGGGRRGYSNGRGGRGRGGGPYQNGRNQFYDQPENYYPRNYNRGRGGRGGGPSYNNHGSAAQDGHASANIGVAS; encoded by the exons ATGGCAGCCACGGCGGGTTCCGAAGTCTCCGACGGCCCGGTCCTCAGCCTCATCAACAAGCGCATCCGCGCCCTCCGCAAGAAGCAGAACCGCATCCTCCAGATGGAGGAGTCCCTCGCCCAAGGCAAAGTCCTCAACAATGAGCAAAAGGAGGTCCTCCGCTCCAAGCCCGCCGTCTCCGTCCTCATCGACGAGCTCGAGAAGCTTCGCCAGCCTCTCTCCGTCGCCGTCGCCGAGGAGGTCAGCCTCGCCGTTCAGGTCTCCTCCgcccccgccgccgccgctactACTAAGCCCGAAGAAGACGAAACGCCGCCCCCGCCCAATGCGGCGCAGCAGAGCGACGAATCTGCCGCCGATGAGGACCACCACCACCAGGAGCCGGCGCCGGTGGAGGAGCTCCTGAACCTGCTCTACTTTGGCTCCTTGTTTGATGTTAAGACGCAGAGTGACTTCACCTCGATTATGTTCACCAGGAGCCACGAGAGAGGGTGCTGCTTGACCTATGACACCGTCACCGATGACGACACTGATTTGCTCTCCGAGAAGGACTTGGATTTGCTCTCCTCCCTCAGTGGTTTGTTGATCTCTAGGCCTGTCGATACGAGCTTATCTCACAGGAATGCTCTGCAGCGCTGCATTGACCACGCCAAGCTCTGGCTCGCTAAGTCGGACCAGCCCATTGAGCCTGATGCTAGTGTTACAT ATGCGAGTTTGAGGGAGAGGCTGAGTAGGATAATGTCTTCGGACTACTTCACCATCACGCCTGAAATGAAAGCTCCTGAGGAAATGGCAGCTGCTGCTGGCGGAAACTTTGCTCCGTTTCAG GATGAGGAGACACCAAATCTTCAAGGACATGATATCGGTGAAAATCAATCGGGTCCTGTTGAGGAAGTTCAGAAG GATGAATTTGAGACAGAAAATCCTGCAGAGGTTGTCTCGGTTCAACAAGAACAAGTCAAGCCAGAAACAGAAGTAGAGCATAATGAGAGAGATGTAGAATTCGAGCAACATAATGGTCCACGAAGGCAGTATCAAAACCAAAGAGGTGGCCGTGGAGGAGGCCGTCGAGGTTACTCCAATGGCCGTGGAGGCCGAGGCAGAGGAGGTGGTCCTTACCAGAATGGTCGGAACCAGTTTTATGACCAGCCTGAAAACTATTATCCAAGGAATTACAATAGGGGAAGAGGCGGTAGGGGTGGTGGACCATCTTACAACAACCATGGTTCAGCTGCTCAAGATGGTCATGCTTCAGCTAACATTGGAGTTGCTTCTTAA
- the LOC133709755 gene encoding thioredoxin H2-like, translating to MGSNHSIVDDSDGSSHGKKSRIMSFHSKDQWKTHFTASKQTNKLIVIDFTATWCGPCRSMEPALKEYADKYTDVEFVKLDVDELPDVAMEFGVQAMPSFLFIKKGEVIDRVVGARKEELQKKIEKHRN from the exons ATGGGAAGCAACCACAGCATTGTTGACGACTCGGATGGATCATCACATGGAAAGAAGTCTCGCATCATGTCCTTCCATTCCAAGGACCAATGGAAGACCCACTTCACTGCCTCTAAGCAAACTAACAAGCTG ATTGTGATTGATTTCACGGCAACATGGTGCGGACCTTGTCGATCAATGGAGCCAGCCTTGAAAGAGTATGCTGATAAGTACACTGACGTCGAGTTTGTGAAGCTTGATGTGGACGAGTTACCG GATGTGGCGATGGAGTTTGGGGTGCAGGCAATGCCTTCCTTTCTGTTTATTAAGAAAGGAGAAGTGATTGATAGAGTTGTCGGGGCCAGGAAGGAGGAACTCCAGAAGAAGATTGAGAAACACAGGAATTGA
- the LOC133709754 gene encoding uncharacterized protein LOC133709754, translating into MAVDYYAVLKLTRNANQEDVKKAYKRLAMKWHPDKNPVDHKEAEAKFKQVCEAYDVLSDPQKRQIYDVYGEEGLNDEVEFDVAPPPPRRSEPDDIFNEFFEDRNSWQRAFKKTCNGGGSGRSQKSGGGKMVAAVESKLACSLEDLYKGARRKMRISRTVPDNFGKSKTIEETLKIDIKPGWKKGTKITFPEKGNQEPGSSAADLIFVVDEKPHDVFKRDGNDLVVDHKLTLLEALTGTFVNLTTLDGRVLPIPVRNIINPGYEEVIPNEGMPISKDPTKKGNLRIKFDVVFPSKLSAQQRSDLRRVLGEVDN; encoded by the exons ATGGCAGTTGACTACTACGCTGTTCTGAAGTTGACCCGGAACGCGAACCAGGAGGACGTGAAGAAGGCGTACAAGAGGTTGGCCATGAAGTGGCACCCGGATAAGAATCCGGTCGACCACAAGGAGGCGGAGGCCAAGTTCAAGCAAGTATGTGAGGCCTACGATGTGCTCAGTGATCCGCAGAAGCGTCAGATCTACGACGTGTACGGCGAGGAGGGACTGAATGATGAGGTTGAGTTTGATgtggcgccgccgccgccgaggAGGTCGGAGCCGGATGATATTTTTAATGAGTTTTTCGAGGACCGGAATAGCTGGCAGAGGGCGTTTAAGAAGACTTGTAATGGCGGCGGGAGTGGGAGGAGTCAGAAGAGCGGTGGTGGGAAGATGGTTGCGGCGGTGGAGAGTAAGCTGGCGTGTAGTTTGGAGGATCTTTACAAGGGGGCGAGAAGGAAAATGAGGATTTCGAGAACTGTTCCTGATAATTTTGG CAAGTCAAAGACAATTGAGGAAACCTTAAAGATTGATATCAAGCCAGGATGGAAGAAGGGTACTAAGATCACGTTTCCAGAGAAGGGAAACCAAGAACCTGGCAGCTCTGCAGCAGATCTTATTTTCGTCGTGGACGAGAAACCCCATGATGTGTTCAAGAGGGATGGGAATGAtcttgtggtcgatcataagtTAACTCTACTCGAGGCTCTCACTGGAACATTCGTCAATCTGACAACCTTGGATGGAAGGGTTCTCCCTATCCCAGTCAGGAACATAATAAATCCTGGTTATGAGGAGGTGATCCCTAATGAGGGAATGCCAATATCAAAAGATCCCACCAAGAAAGGAAACCTCAGGATCAAGTTTGATGTTGTCTTTCCATCAAAGCTCAGCGCACAACAGAGATCTGATCTGAGAAGAGTGCTAGGTGAAGTTGATAACTAA
- the LOC133708157 gene encoding uncharacterized protein LOC133708157 — protein MEIFNKYKAVKLRSHLEKYLVADENQKTVRQSRRGSNSRNARWTVELVENKPHVIRLKSCYGLYLTATDMAFLLGATGEKVLQTEADRLCDWKFEFEPIKDGFQIKFRTWCGKYLRANGGPPPWRNTVTHDDPTTSSTRNWILFDVEGAEVPVSESVTDFLLSQQSSFSSFNSDEIDNGTEYGSPMVVFSPRSPKTSSVLSKRSFFSARSPWNSPKVSSKQLLLQQTNSNKFRIGMDLFLNAKAVRLRSHHDKYLSAEEDEESVTQDRNGSSKTAKWTVELVPGSDSVIRLKSCFGKYLTASNQPFLLGMTGRKVLQTLPSRLDSSVEWEPVRDRNQVRLKTRYGNFLRANGGLPPWRNSVTHDVPHRTATQDWVLWEVDIVEIQVRSPAGRPAGPPPLPHSDSLDFESSSPSAASVKSSASFTRQESNDSFVESPPKVEGRTIYYHIAEDNGDVDDEAVQGYSMIFKGNGVEELTRKLEEETGIEGLVVCARSPLNGQLFPLRLQLPPNNVTMHVVVILSSSKAAQDLVKKGLL, from the exons ATGGAGATCTTTAACAAGTACAAAGCGGTGAAGCTCCGGAGCCACCTGGAGAAGTATCTGGTCGCCGACGAAAATCAAAAGACCGTACGACAGAGCCGGAGGGGAAGTAACTCCAGAAACGCGAGATGGACGGTGGAGCTGGTCGAGAACAAACCCCACGTCATACGACTCAAGAGCTGCTACGGCCTCTACCTCACAGCAACCGACATGGCGTTTCTGTTAGGCGCCACCGGAGAAAAAGTGCTCCAGACGGAAGCCGATAGGCTCTGCGACTGGAAGTTCGAGTTCGAGCCTATAAAAGACGGGTTTCAGATCAAGTTCAGAACATGGTGCGGGAAGTACTTACGAGCCAACGGTGGACCGCCGCCGTGGAGAAACACTGTTACACATGATGATCCAACCACGTCGTCAACGAGGAATTGGATTTTGTTTGACGTAGAAGGGGCGGAGGTTCCGGTGTCGGAGTCCGTTACGGACTTTTTGCTGTCGCAGCAGTCGAGTTTTTCATCGTTTAATTCCGATGAGATTGATAATGGTACGGAGTATGGATCGCCGATGGTGGTTTTTTCTCCAAGGTCGCCGAAGACGTCGTCGGTTTTGTCTAAGAGGTCGTTTTTCTCAGCCAGGTCGCCGTGGAATTCTCCGAAAGTTTCTTCAAAACAGCTATTACTTCAGCAG ACCAATTCGAACAAGTTCCGTATCGGAATGGACCTCTTCCTCAACGCAAAGGCGGTGCGCCTCCGCAGCCACCACGACAAGTACCTCTCAGCCGAAGAAGACGAAGAGTCCGTCACCCAAGACCGCAACGGCTCCTCCAAAACCGCCAAGTGGACCGTCGAGCTCGTACCCGGATCCGACTCCGTGATCCGACTCAAGAGCTGCTTCGGCAAGTACCTCACCGCCTCCAACCAGCCCTTCCTTCTCGGCATGACCGGCCGCAAAGTCCTGCAGACGCTTCCCAGCCGGCTCGATTCTTCTGTCGAGTGGGAGCCGGTCAGGGACAGGAATCAGGTGCGGCTCAAGACCCGCTACGGGAACTTCCTGCGGGCCAATGGGGGCTTGCCACCGTGGCGGAACTCGGTGACTCATGATGTTCCTCATAGAACAGCCACCCAGGATTGGGTTCTGTGGGAAGTTGATATAGTTGAGATACAGGTGCGGTCTCCGGCGGGTAGACCCGCCGGGCCTCCGCCGCTTCCGCATTCGGACTCTTTGGATTTCGAGTCCAGCTCTCCGTCGGCTGCTTCAGTCAAGTCATCGGCCAGCTTCACAAGACAAGAG TCGAATGATTCTTTTGTGGAGTCGCCGCCGAAGGTGGAAGGGAGGACTATATACTACCATATAGCGGAAGATAATGGCGATGTGGATGATGAAGCTGTGCAGGGTTACTCTATGATCTTTAAAGGAAATGGTGTTGAGGAATTGACTCGTAAATTGGAGGAAGAGACGGGGATTGAAGGGCTTGTTGTGTGTGCTCGAAGCCCTTTGAATGGCCAGCTTTTCCCTCTTCGATTGCAGCTGCCTCCAAACAATGTGACTATGCATGTTGTGGTGATCTTATCTTCTTCAAAAG CGGCTCAAGATCTTGTGAAAAAAGGTTTATTATGA
- the LOC133708519 gene encoding LEAF RUST 10 DISEASE-RESISTANCE LOCUS RECEPTOR-LIKE PROTEIN KINASE-like 1.5 — protein sequence MPPSLAAFVFFFSVLRLISSAYSHLCSPHHQSLCPPFTSNPPFPFSFSPGCGHPSFQIKCYANHSIITINNLAFSLIHYEPNSTSLLLSPYITNSTIKAKSLSTSTSSCSSPHFLSIPSRSINLSSSPFRFSDGSCNRLSVLKPCSPPNLPNCSHCPWECKLIKSPVKLLHDCGSSRSSVPNQGCQDDVLGYLDNFLQLGIELEWDEAQDSYFSSCRDCEANNGFCGFNSSDPSRQFLCLHAKAQLSPPWISKHNPHRVAILCSVLAVTCLMVMVSISLAIIRSRRLHSAATEEDPTTLFLQRHRSASLLPPVFTYEELESSTNKFDTRRKIGDGGFGSVYLGQLYDSRVVAVKYLHKPHHSGKAFCNEILILSSIDHPNLVKLHGYCSDPRGLLLVYDYVPNGTLADHLHGPKSLYRKGSMTWQVRVDIALQTAMVMEYLHFSVVPPVVHRDITSSNIFAERDMRIKVGDFGLSRLLVFPETTSSSSGYVWTGPQGTPGYLDPDYHRSFRLTDKSDVYSFGVVLLELISGQKAVDQRRDKRELALADMMVSKIQMGLLHQVVDPVLIVDGNVTDGVDVAAELAFRCVAAEKDDRPDAREVVQELRRIRGRTRGISRASSSNVIGADVAKS from the coding sequence ATGCCTCCGTCGCTCGCTgcctttgtcttcttcttctcagttCTTCGCCTCATTTCCTCAGCCTACTCGCACTTATGCTCACCGCACCATCAATCTCTATGCCCACCCTTTACTTCAAATCCTCCTTTTCCCTTCTCTTTCTCACCTGGCTGTGGCCACCCCTCTTTCCAAATCAAATGCTATGCAAATCACTCCATAATCACCATTAACAACCTCGCTTTCTCCCTCATCCACTACGAGCCCAACTCCACATCTCTCCTTCTCTCCCCCTACATCACCAACTCGACAATTAAAGCTAAATCCCTTAGCACTAGCACTAGCAGCTGCTCATCCCCTCACTTTCTTTCAATCCCCAGCCGCTCCATCAACCTCTCCTCTTCCCCTTTTCGCTTCTCCGACGGTTCCTGTAACCGCCTCTCTGTTCTCAAACCTTGCTCCCCCCCAAATCTTCCTAATTGCAGCCACTGTCCCTGGGAATGCAAGCTCATAAAGAGCCCGGTCAAGCTACTCCATGACTGTGGATCTAGTCGCAGCTCTGTTCCCAACCAGGGCTGCCAGGACGATGTCTTGGGATATCTTGACAACTTCCTCCAACTCGGGATCGAGCTCGAGTGGGACGAAGCTCAAGATTCCTACTTCTCAAGCTGCAGAGATTGCGAAGCCAACAACGGCTTCTGCGGCTTCAATTCCTCCGACCCATCACGGCAATTCCTCTGTCTCCACGCCAAAGCTCAACTCTCACCCCCATGGATTAGCAAGCACAACCCCCATCGCGTCGCCATTTTGTGCTCGGTCttggcagtgacttgtttgATGGTCATGGTTTCAATTTCTTTAGCCATAATCAGGTCCAGAAGACTACACTCCGCCGCCACAGAAGAAGACCCGACCACATTGTTCCTCCAGCGCCACCGCTCCGCCAGTCTCCTCCCGCCGGTATTCACCTACGAAGAGCTGGAATCATCCACCAACAAATTCGACACCAGGCGCAAAATCGGCGACGGCGGGTTCGGGTCAGTCTACCTGGGCCAGCTCTACGACAGCCGCGTCGTGGCCGTAAAGTACCTCCACAAGCCCCACCACTCCGGCAAGGCCTTCTGCAACGAAATCCTAATCCTCTCCTCAATTGACCATCCTAACCTCGTCAAGCTCCACGGCTACTGCAGCGATCCCAGAGGCCTTCTGTTGGTCTATGATTACGTCCCCAACGGCACTCTCGCCGACCATCTCCACGGCCCGAAGAGCCTCTACCGGAAAGGGTCGATGACGTGGCAGGTGAGGGTTGATATAGCTTTGCAAACCGCCATGGTTATGGAGTACTTGCATTTCTCGGTGGTGCCTCCGGTGGTTCACAGAGACATAACTTCGTCTAATATTTTCGCGGAAAGAGACATGAGAATCAAAGTCGGGGATTTTGGGCTGTCGAGGCTTTTGGTCTTCCCGGAAACGACGTCGTCGAGTTCGGGGTACGTTTGGACCGGGCCTCAGGGTACCCCGGGTTACTTGGACCCGGATTACCACCGGTCGTTCCGGTTGACGGATAAGAGTGACGTGTACAGCTTCGGGGTGGTGCTGTTGGAGTTGATTTCGGGTCAGAAGGCGGTGGACCAGAGGAGGGACAAGAGGGAGTTGGCTTTGGCGGATATGATGGTGTCCAAGATCCAGATGGGCCTGCTCCATCAGGTAGTCGACCCGGTTCTGATTGTGGATGGGAATGTGACGGATGGTGTTGACGTGGCGGCAGAGCTGGCGTTCAGGTGCGTCGCGGCGGAGAAGGACGACCGTCCAGATGCCAGGGAGGTGGTGCAGGAGCTGAGGCGGATCAGGGGCCGTACACGTGGGATTAGCCGCGCTTCGAGTTCGAATGTGATTGGCGCTGACGTGGCAAAAAGCTGA
- the LOC133708520 gene encoding uncharacterized protein LOC133708520, whose product MERGVVKVDKWGYEVNTSSDACISAINAFYDQVLSYGRRRSVILEAPAHDHNCVLANILAAHFLCSSDPSKAPSHLQAAKSRLEQATSYEKAVFDAVNCLISKDRDDDVAFELHSQLLKSFPKDLASLKRAQVLCFYMARPDLSLNLVQQVLSSNQQEEYIYGMLAFPLLELGRMADAEKAARKGYEINKQDCWTHHNLCHVLQYECRFKEAVEFMESCSSSWDSCLSFMLTHNWWHVALCYMEGHSPVERLLEIYDHHIWKELEKVDVFGPEVYLNALGLFLRVHVRGQMDAFEDRLKILGKRLTDRANWYIEWHLDVLVLWALANTGEISEAEELLKGLKSRISEMNKKKQQSMQSAIMLAEALYEYGRGNDKHAIELLGPNFDADNCKTIGASGEQLDVFNEVWYCMLLNNGQATKAIEVIEKRIKARDGIPFLWRLLEKGYKQTGRQEVAIASEKAKVLETAYFH is encoded by the exons ATGGAGAGAGGAGTTGTGAAAGTTGACAAATGGGGTTACGAAGTGAATACCTCTTCAGATGCTTGCATATCTGCCATTAACGCCTTCTATGATCAG GTTTTGAGTTATGGGAGACGCAGGTCTGTGATATTAGAAGCTCCGGCACACGATCACAACTGTGTTCTTGCTAATATTTTAGCTGCGCATTTTCTGTGCTCATCTGATCCTTCTAAAGCTCCTTCACATCTTCAAGCGGCCAAGTCTCGGCTC GAACAAGCTACCTCGTATGAGAAGGCAGTTTTCGATGCTGTCAATTGTTTGATTTCCAAGGATAGGGATGATGATGTTGCCTTTGAGCTGCATTCTCAG CTCTTAAAAAGTTTTCCTAAAGATCTGGCGTCTCTGAAAAGGGCCCAAGTGCTCTGCTTCTACATGGCTCGACCTGATCTGTCATTGAATCTTGTTCAACAG GTTCTATCAAGTAATCAACAAGAAGAATACATTTATGGTATGCTTGCTTTCCCTTTACTGGAGCTTGGCCGAATGGCAGATGCTGAGAAAGCAGCAAGAAAGGGATATGAAATCAACAAGCAAGACTGCTGGACACATCATAAT TTGTGCCATGTTCTTCAGTATGAGTGTCGTTTTAAAGAAGCAGTAGAGTTCATGGAATCATGCTCGTCATCATGGGATTCTTGTTTGTCATTTAT GCTCACACACAATTGGTGGCATGTAGCTCTTTGTTATATGGAAGGTCATTCTCCAGTCGAAAGACTCTTAGAGATATATGACCATCATATCTGGAAGGAGTTGGAAAAAGTTGATGTTTTTGGACCAGAG GTGTACTTAAATGCCCTTGGGTTGTTTTTACGGGTGCATGTTCGTGGTCAAATGGATGCGTTTGAGGACCGTTTGAAGATCCTAGGCAAACGCCTGACTGATCGG GCCAACTGGTATATAGAGTGGCATCTTGACGTCCTAGTTTTATGGGCCTTGGCTAATACTGGTGAGATTTCAGAGGCTGAAGAGTTGCTCAAGGGCTTGAAATCCAG AATTTCTGAGATGAACAAGAAGAAGCAACAATCCATGCAGAGTGCAATAATG CTTGCAGAAGCCTTGTACGAGTATGGGAGGGGTAACGACAAACATGCAATAGAATTGCTAGGTCCTAATTTTGATGCTGATAACTGTAAGACGATTGGAGCATCAGGTGAACAGCTTGATGTATTCAATGAAGTCTGGTACTGTATGCTGCTTAACAATGGACAAGCTACGAAAG CAATTGAGGTGATTGAGAAGCGGATCAAAGCAAGAGACGGAATCCCTTTCCTTTGGCGCCTTCTG GAGAAGGGTTATAAACAAACAGGCAGACAGGAAGTTGCAATTGCAAGTGAGAAAGCCAAGGTTCTAGAGACTGCATATTTCCATTAA
- the LOC133709100 gene encoding glutathione S-transferase U17-like, translating into MAKNDVKLIGAWPSPFVLRARIALNVKSVEYEFLQETLEPKSELLLRSNPVHKKIPVLLHNDKPICESLIIVEYIDEAWASGPSILPSDPYERAIARFWAAYVDERWFPAMKGILGAQDDAARMAAVGQVTEGLVLLEEAFQKISKGKSFFGGDHIGYLDIAFGGFLAWIRVTEGMGGIKLLNETKTPGLLKWAEKFAADPAVKDVLPETQKLAEFSKIIIAKLRAAAAAKAK; encoded by the exons ATGGCTAAGAATGATGTGAAGCTTATAGGAGCATGGCCGAGCCCATTTGTGTTGAGGGCTCGGATCGCCTTGAATGTCAAGTCTGTCGAGTACGAGTTTCTTCAGGAGACACTGGAACCCAAGAGCGAGCTTCTGCTCAGATCAAACCCGGTTCACAAGAAAATCCCGGTTCTGCTTCACAATGACAAACCCATCTGTGAATCTCTCATCATTGTGGAATACATCGACGAGGCTTGGGCCTCTGGCCCATCTATCCTACCTTCTGATCCCTATGAGCGCGCTATTGCCAGATTCTGGGCTGCTTATGTTGATGAGAGG TGGTTCCCTGCGATGAAAGGCATCCTTGGTGCTCAAGATGATGCGGCAAGGATGGCAGCAGTCGGGCAAGTGACAGAAGGTCTAGTGCTGTTGGAGGAAGCATTTCAAAAGATAAGCAAAGGAAAGAGTTTCTTCGGCGGAGATCATATTGGTTACCTTGACATTGCATTTGGGGGATTTTTGGCGTGGATCAGAGTGACTGAAGGGATGGGTGGGATCAAGCTGCTTAATGAAACAAAGACGCCGGGGCTGCTCAAGTGGGCTGAGAAGTTTGCTGCAGATCCTGCTGTGAAAGATGTTCTGCCAGAGACACAGAAGCTTGCTGAGTTTAGTAAGATAATTATAGCCAAATTAAGAGCTGCTGCCGCTGCTAAGGCCAAGTAA